The genomic region GAAAGACACGTACTATTTTTGTGATCCGGATTCAAACTCAGCTATGAGCAGAGACCTTCGCATCGTCATCGTCGGTGGTGAGCACGTCGGGTACCATACTGCACAGCGATTAGATAATCGCGGCCACGACGTCATAATCATCGAAAAGGACGAAGACCGTGTGGAGTTCCTGAGCGACCAGTATATTGCCTCCGTGATCCAGGGGGATGGGGGTCGCCCGAGCGTTCTTCGAGAAGCGCGCCTAGAGCAAAGTGATGTCATCGCGGCGCTCACAAGTTACGGTGCGATGACAAATTTAGGGATCTGTATGACGGCCCAGCGGATCGCCCCGGATATCAAGACGGTCGCCCGGATCGACCACGGCGATCACGAGGAATACGAGGAGATGATCGACGCAGTCGTGTACCCCGAAGAGTTGGCCGCCCACGCAGCAGCCAACGATATCATCGATGTTAGCGGCGGTGGTGTGCGGACGATTGAGGAGGTCACTAATCAGTTGGAACTGATCGAGATTGAAGTCGCCGAGGGAGCGCCAGCAGCTGGAAAGTCATTAGAGGCAGTTTCGTTCCCCCGAGGATCACTCGTCGTCGCCGAACAGAGCACGGGGTCGTTCCCGGGGCCGGATATGGTATTTGAACCCGGCATCCAGTACATTTTAGCAGTCCGAACAGACGTGACTGACGAGGTAGTTCGACTTCTCCGGGGATAACGGAGGGAGCGACGCACAGCATGCACCGCACGTCGAAACTGCTCCGGAGAGAGCCGGCTATACGCTCGGTCGACAATAATGCTCTGGATGCCTTGTTCGAGAATCCCGACAGACATCTTTTGATGGCTTAACGGTGGATAGCTCAAACGTACAACAGCGGCACCATCACTACGCCCCCGACAAGGGCTCCACCTGCGAGTTCGCGGTAGCCGCCGTGAGGAAGGTCGACACCGGTTTCGAGGGCTTCGGGAATAAATTCCGTGAGGACAAGGTAGATCATTGCACCCGCAGCAAAGCCAAACCCAAACGGGAGGAACGCCTGAGCCCAACTCACGAAGGCGAAGGCGATAACGGCACCAATCGGCTGCGGGAGGCTCGAAAACACTGCTGCGCCGACCATACGCCACTTTGATAGTCCCATCTCGCGCATCGGAATCGCGATTGCAGTCCCCTCAGGGATGTTGTGAATCGAAATAGCGAGCGTCATAAAGACGGCCAACAGTGGTATTGCGACGCCGAAGACATCCATCCCGCCCCCGATGCCGAGTTCTGCAAAGGAAACGCCGACGGCGACACCTTCGGGGAAGCTGTGGACAGTCAAGATCCCGAGAACTAACACTAACGTCTTCAGGTCGCCGTCAGCAAACGCTTCGGCTTCCAACCGGGTATCGTCGTCATCCTGATCGCTTGTAAGATCAATTCGGTCGAGTACACGTTCGGAACCTTCGACCAGGACAACCCCAGCCAAGAGACCAGCTAGCATCAGCATCGGAAGTCCCTCGTCGGTGTACTGCAACCCCTCGCTAATCAGGCCGAACAGCGACGCTGCGACCATGATGCCAGAGGCAATCCCCCAGAGGCCAACATTCCATCGGTCACTGAACTCCTCGACAAAAAAGAACGGAATAGCCCCCAACCCAGTGGCCAGCGCAGTTGCGAGACCGGCAACGAACACGAGC from Natrinema pellirubrum DSM 15624 harbors:
- a CDS encoding potassium channel family protein is translated as MSRDLRIVIVGGEHVGYHTAQRLDNRGHDVIIIEKDEDRVEFLSDQYIASVIQGDGGRPSVLREARLEQSDVIAALTSYGAMTNLGICMTAQRIAPDIKTVARIDHGDHEEYEEMIDAVVYPEELAAHAAANDIIDVSGGGVRTIEEVTNQLELIEIEVAEGAPAAGKSLEAVSFPRGSLVVAEQSTGSFPGPDMVFEPGIQYILAVRTDVTDEVVRLLRG
- a CDS encoding ZIP family metal transporter — encoded protein: MGFLSNITLVFVAGLATALATGLGAIPFFFVEEFSDRWNVGLWGIASGIMVAASLFGLISEGLQYTDEGLPMLMLAGLLAGVVLVEGSERVLDRIDLTSDQDDDDTRLEAEAFADGDLKTLVLVLGILTVHSFPEGVAVGVSFAELGIGGGMDVFGVAIPLLAVFMTLAISIHNIPEGTAIAIPMREMGLSKWRMVGAAVFSSLPQPIGAVIAFAFVSWAQAFLPFGFGFAAGAMIYLVLTEFIPEALETGVDLPHGGYRELAGGALVGGVVMVPLLYV